Proteins encoded together in one Flavobacteriales bacterium window:
- a CDS encoding O-methyltransferase: MDLIDPALDAYCEAHSGTEPPHLRTLREETNASVYMPQMCSGHLQGRFLAMLSHLVRPKVIVEIGTYTGYSALCLAEGLAPGGMLHTIDIDPHLPPIVARHIAAAGFQDRITTHHRPALEVIPALPTPFDLVFIDADKPAYPAYFDAVVDRVRPGGLIIADNVLWSGRVLRPAHEQDHQTSALVAYARRVSEDPRVEPVIVPLRDGLMLARRR; encoded by the coding sequence ATGGACCTCATCGACCCTGCGCTGGACGCTTACTGCGAAGCGCACAGCGGCACCGAGCCGCCCCACCTGCGGACCCTGCGGGAGGAGACCAACGCCAGCGTGTACATGCCGCAGATGTGCAGCGGCCACCTGCAAGGGCGCTTTCTGGCGATGCTCAGCCACCTGGTCCGCCCGAAGGTGATCGTGGAGATCGGGACGTACACGGGCTACAGCGCCCTGTGTCTCGCAGAAGGGCTGGCCCCTGGCGGCATGCTGCACACCATCGACATCGACCCGCACTTGCCGCCCATCGTGGCCCGGCACATTGCGGCGGCGGGCTTCCAGGACCGTATCACCACTCACCACCGCCCCGCGCTGGAAGTGATCCCTGCGCTACCCACACCATTCGACCTGGTGTTCATCGACGCGGACAAGCCGGCCTATCCGGCCTACTTCGATGCCGTGGTGGACCGGGTCAGACCCGGCGGCCTCATCATCGCTGACAATGTGTTGTGGAGCGGCCGGGTGCTCCGGCCAGCCCACGAGCAGGACCACCAGACCTCGGCCCTCGTGGCCTATGCACGACGCGTGAGCGAGGATCCGCGGGTGGAGCCGGTGATCGTGCCCCTCCGCGACGGGCTGATGCTGGCCCGGCGCCGCTGA
- the obgE gene encoding GTPase ObgE, with the protein MNFIDHIRIECRSGKGGAGSRHLRREKYIPKGGPSGGDGGRGGHVILRGNAQLWTLLHLRYTKHVIAGDGESGGANQCSGKAGRDVVIEVPLGTVVRHGDTEEVMAEVMNDGQEVVLLSGGRGGLGNQHFKTSTNQTPRFAQPGEPGISQWVAMELKVLADVGLVGLPNAGKSTLLAAITAAKPKIADYAFTTLTPNLGIVPYRDHKSFVMADIPGIIEGAHEGRGLGLRFLRHIERNSVLLFMIPADSSDIRHDYQVLLNELKEYSPELLDKDRLLAVTKCDMLDSGMMEEMRRELPSDVDSVLISSVAGLGLDELKDKLWTLLHRPVAQRTEFPEWSV; encoded by the coding sequence GTGAACTTCATCGACCACATCCGCATCGAGTGCCGCAGCGGCAAGGGCGGCGCCGGCTCGCGCCACCTGCGCCGCGAGAAGTACATCCCCAAGGGCGGCCCCAGCGGCGGCGACGGCGGCCGGGGCGGCCATGTGATCCTGCGCGGCAACGCCCAGCTGTGGACGCTGCTGCACCTGCGCTACACCAAGCACGTGATCGCCGGTGACGGCGAGAGCGGCGGCGCCAACCAGTGCAGCGGCAAGGCCGGCCGCGATGTGGTGATCGAGGTGCCTCTGGGCACCGTGGTGCGCCACGGCGACACCGAGGAGGTGATGGCCGAGGTGATGAACGATGGGCAGGAGGTGGTGCTGCTGTCCGGTGGCCGCGGCGGCCTGGGCAACCAGCACTTCAAGACCAGCACCAACCAGACCCCGCGCTTCGCCCAGCCCGGCGAACCCGGCATCAGCCAGTGGGTGGCCATGGAGCTGAAGGTGCTGGCCGACGTGGGCCTGGTGGGCCTCCCCAACGCAGGCAAGAGCACCCTGCTGGCCGCCATCACCGCCGCCAAGCCCAAGATCGCCGACTACGCCTTCACCACCCTGACGCCCAACCTGGGCATCGTGCCCTATCGGGACCACAAGAGCTTCGTGATGGCCGACATCCCCGGCATCATCGAAGGGGCCCACGAAGGACGCGGGCTCGGCCTGCGCTTCCTGCGCCACATCGAACGCAACAGCGTGCTGCTCTTCATGATCCCCGCCGACAGCAGCGACATCCGCCACGACTACCAGGTGCTGCTGAACGAGCTCAAGGAGTACAGCCCCGAACTGCTCGACAAGGACCGCCTGCTCGCCGTCACCAAGTGCGATATGCTGGACAGCGGGATGATGGAGGAGATGCGCCGCGAGCTGCCCTCCGATGTGGACAGCGTGCTGATCAGCAGCGTGGCGGGCCTGGGGCTGGACGAGCTGAAGGACAAGCTGTGGACGCTGCTGCACCGCCCGGTGGCGCAGCGCACCGAATTCCCCGAGTGGAGCGTGTGA
- a CDS encoding sensor histidine kinase: MSAPARSYTWSYLLIAVVLLAALGYTGWSIVQFPRRTEELTRMGLERTIRNLRTKVQGEFDRLAMDLQKEGAFVALHDSMRVHELVDRWQALMATEPSLNAVHLANERGAEVALLRTATGLRVRRQLEGPGHGFPVSWSLGNEAQAEQAHIDSALYDPRMEAWFSRALSERQADAVWSTMAHPGRDSTIGDDVLVSQLIRAVKQGRPFRVVGFRVDAAALVNGTLAPGPGRSNHPLVLWPDGRPLLSLPPDSTAMGRACRTGLERWAKRMDRRPVRVGEGPEGHMLQLLPFSLNGVTLQLGAIVDMHQLEPWLGTERRFLWTMLTALLALMGLLTYTFIRSQNDRRRLRAQAKRSRTQERKLAKVIGERDVLDREVHHRVKNNLQVVSSLLNMQAQRLPEGPARDEFVRGKQRIDIMALVHNKLYALPDLRGIPLDRFFSDLAGQMAKLHEPRSRSVSHEVDAAGLRCDPDQAIDLGIMLCELMSNCYQHAFPLVTGGHIDVRLEPLSDGLVRLRVRDNGRGMPTVVDSTGRLGLDVVDALAEKLDGHFTVTTDHGTIADVEFKLEPLREE, translated from the coding sequence ATGTCCGCCCCGGCCCGTTCCTACACCTGGTCGTACCTGCTGATCGCCGTGGTGCTGCTGGCGGCCTTGGGCTACACGGGATGGTCGATCGTGCAGTTCCCACGGCGTACCGAGGAGCTGACACGCATGGGGCTGGAACGCACCATCCGCAACCTGCGCACCAAGGTGCAGGGCGAGTTCGACCGGCTGGCGATGGACCTTCAGAAGGAAGGGGCCTTCGTGGCGCTGCATGATTCGATGCGGGTACACGAACTGGTGGACCGGTGGCAGGCACTGATGGCGACCGAGCCATCGCTGAACGCGGTGCATCTGGCGAATGAGCGCGGAGCGGAAGTGGCGCTGCTGCGGACGGCCACCGGCCTTCGTGTGCGCCGTCAGTTGGAGGGCCCGGGCCATGGTTTCCCGGTGAGCTGGTCGCTGGGGAACGAGGCCCAAGCCGAACAGGCACACATCGACAGCGCGCTGTACGACCCACGGATGGAGGCCTGGTTCAGCCGTGCGCTGAGCGAGCGGCAGGCCGACGCGGTGTGGAGCACGATGGCGCATCCGGGCAGGGACAGCACGATCGGCGATGACGTGCTCGTGAGCCAGCTGATCCGCGCCGTGAAGCAGGGCAGGCCCTTCCGGGTGGTGGGCTTCCGCGTGGATGCGGCGGCGCTGGTGAACGGTACGCTGGCGCCGGGACCCGGGCGCAGCAACCATCCCCTCGTGCTGTGGCCGGACGGACGACCGTTGCTGTCCCTGCCGCCCGACAGCACGGCCATGGGCCGCGCTTGCCGTACCGGCCTGGAGCGTTGGGCCAAGCGGATGGACCGCCGCCCGGTGCGCGTCGGGGAAGGCCCGGAGGGCCACATGTTGCAACTGCTGCCCTTCTCGCTGAACGGCGTCACCCTGCAGCTGGGGGCCATCGTCGACATGCATCAGCTGGAGCCGTGGCTGGGCACGGAGCGGCGTTTCCTGTGGACCATGCTCACCGCCCTGCTGGCGCTGATGGGCCTGCTCACCTACACCTTCATCCGCAGCCAGAACGATCGGAGGCGCCTGCGCGCCCAGGCCAAACGGTCGCGCACCCAGGAGCGCAAGCTGGCCAAGGTGATCGGCGAGCGCGACGTGCTCGATCGCGAGGTGCACCACCGCGTGAAGAACAACCTGCAGGTGGTGAGCAGCCTGCTGAACATGCAGGCCCAGCGCCTGCCGGAAGGACCCGCGCGGGATGAGTTCGTGCGGGGCAAGCAGCGCATCGACATCATGGCGCTGGTGCACAACAAGCTCTATGCGCTGCCCGACCTGCGCGGCATCCCCCTCGACCGGTTCTTCAGCGATCTGGCCGGCCAGATGGCCAAGTTGCACGAACCGCGGAGCCGGTCGGTGAGCCATGAGGTCGACGCCGCCGGCCTGCGCTGCGACCCCGACCAGGCGATCGACCTGGGGATCATGCTGTGCGAGCTGATGAGCAACTGCTATCAGCACGCGTTCCCACTTGTGACCGGCGGGCACATCGATGTGCGGTTGGAACCGCTCTCTGACGGCCTGGTACGCCTGCGCGTGCGCGACAACGGACGGGGTATGCCCACCGTGGTGGACAGCACGGGTCGCCTGGGCCTGGACGTGGTGGACGCCCTGGCCGAGAAGCTCGATGGGCACTTCACGGTCACCACCGACCACGGCACGATCGCCGATGTGGAGTTCAAGCTCGAGCCGCTGCGCGAAGAGTGA
- a CDS encoding phosphatase PAP2 family protein: MIQRLDELDRAAFLAINGAHAPWADDVMVLASAMPTWFPVYALLLVLLQRRYGWVAFAWCLPVIALMILCSDSGSVVLFKNTVQRLRPCHEPALQGLVHLVDGHCGGRFGFVSSHASNHFAIAAFVARALQGRPAWAGGALLGWAAFVAYSRIHLGVHYPGDVLVGGLYGAAVGALFFTIFRSVLRWRATAQQPTA, from the coding sequence ATGATCCAGCGCCTCGACGAGCTCGACCGCGCGGCCTTCCTGGCGATCAACGGGGCGCACGCCCCCTGGGCGGACGATGTGATGGTGCTGGCCTCGGCCATGCCCACCTGGTTCCCGGTGTACGCCCTGCTGCTGGTGCTGCTGCAACGCCGCTACGGCTGGGTGGCCTTCGCCTGGTGCCTGCCCGTCATCGCCCTCATGATCCTGTGCAGCGACAGCGGCAGCGTGGTGCTCTTCAAGAACACCGTGCAGCGCCTGCGCCCCTGCCACGAGCCGGCCTTGCAGGGACTGGTGCATCTGGTGGACGGTCATTGCGGCGGACGCTTCGGCTTCGTGTCGTCGCACGCCAGCAACCACTTCGCCATCGCCGCGTTCGTGGCCCGCGCTCTGCAGGGACGACCGGCGTGGGCCGGCGGTGCGCTCCTGGGCTGGGCCGCCTTCGTGGCCTACAGCCGCATCCACCTTGGCGTGCACTACCCGGGCGACGTGCTCGTGGGCGGGCTCTACGGCGCGGCGGTCGGTGCGCTCTTCTTCACCATCTTTCGGAGCGTGCTGCGGTGGCGCGCAACGGCTCAACAGCCCACGGCATGA
- a CDS encoding alkaline phosphatase family protein yields the protein MTTATRSLSLLLLPSAISLAAQPSWQAPPKLVVGIVVDQMRADFIYRYWDNFGEGGFKRLVGEGAFLRNAHFPYMPTVTGPGHASVYTGTSPSHHGITGNELVDRASGHVRYCAEDAEASVVGASGGAARSPLNLLATTIADELERRTGGRSRTVGLSIKDRGAILPIGRTGDAAFWFAGGADGAFVTSRWYADSLPGWMAAFNARRLAASYLKGTWDLLLPRERYHQALPDDNPYEIPLSGAASATLPQDLAALSGNGANTGLIGYVPAGNTLLTDAALAAVDGEELGRDAIPDLLAVSYSSPDLLGHRMGPRALEIEDMYLRLDRELARLLKALDERVGAGRYTVFLTADHGVVDVPAYLRELKGSAGYVPTARLEAAIERSIAARHGDGDWVRRMMNDQVWLNDSLLAARKADPAAMRRLAAEALLADTLVAEALTADDLVRLAYPDGVRAMIQRGFMPARSGDVCYALRPGYFEREDWSDGRGTTHGSPWTYDTHVPILFFGQGIRPGEVVRRTSITDIAPTVAVLLGTAFPDACSGQPVPEVLAP from the coding sequence ATGACGACCGCCACACGCTCCCTGTCCCTGCTCCTGCTGCCATCCGCCATCTCCCTGGCCGCCCAGCCTTCCTGGCAGGCTCCGCCCAAGCTGGTGGTGGGCATCGTGGTGGACCAGATGCGTGCGGACTTCATCTACCGCTACTGGGACAACTTCGGTGAGGGCGGCTTCAAGCGGCTGGTGGGGGAGGGGGCCTTCCTGCGGAACGCGCACTTCCCCTACATGCCCACGGTGACCGGGCCCGGCCATGCCAGCGTGTACACCGGCACATCACCTTCTCACCACGGGATCACCGGCAACGAGCTGGTGGACCGCGCCTCGGGGCACGTGCGCTATTGCGCCGAGGACGCGGAGGCCTCGGTGGTGGGGGCCTCCGGCGGGGCCGCCCGTTCGCCGCTGAACCTGCTGGCCACCACCATCGCTGATGAACTGGAGCGCCGCACCGGGGGCCGCAGCCGTACCGTGGGGCTTTCCATCAAGGACCGCGGCGCCATCCTGCCCATCGGCCGCACAGGCGATGCGGCCTTCTGGTTCGCGGGCGGTGCCGATGGAGCCTTCGTCACCAGCCGGTGGTACGCCGACTCGCTGCCCGGATGGATGGCCGCCTTCAACGCGCGCCGCCTCGCGGCCAGCTACCTGAAGGGCACCTGGGACCTGTTGCTGCCGCGCGAGCGCTACCACCAGGCCCTGCCGGACGACAACCCGTACGAGATCCCGCTCTCGGGCGCGGCCTCCGCCACGCTACCACAGGACCTCGCCGCACTGTCGGGCAACGGCGCGAACACCGGCCTCATCGGCTATGTGCCCGCCGGCAACACCCTGCTCACCGATGCGGCGCTGGCGGCGGTGGACGGGGAGGAGCTGGGCCGCGATGCCATCCCCGACCTGCTGGCCGTGAGCTACAGTTCGCCCGACCTGCTGGGCCACCGCATGGGGCCGCGGGCCCTGGAGATCGAGGACATGTACCTGCGGCTGGACCGCGAGCTGGCCCGCCTGCTGAAGGCCCTGGACGAGCGGGTGGGTGCGGGCCGGTACACCGTCTTCCTCACCGCCGACCACGGTGTCGTGGACGTGCCCGCCTACCTGCGCGAGCTGAAGGGAAGCGCGGGCTACGTGCCGACCGCACGACTGGAGGCCGCGATCGAGCGCTCCATCGCCGCCCGCCATGGCGATGGCGACTGGGTGCGCCGCATGATGAACGACCAGGTCTGGCTGAACGACTCGCTGCTCGCGGCCCGGAAGGCCGATCCCGCTGCGATGCGGCGCCTGGCGGCCGAGGCCTTGCTGGCCGACACGCTCGTGGCCGAGGCGCTCACCGCGGACGACCTGGTCCGCCTGGCCTATCCGGACGGGGTGCGCGCCATGATCCAACGCGGCTTCATGCCCGCCCGGAGCGGCGATGTCTGTTACGCCCTGCGACCCGGCTACTTTGAACGGGAGGACTGGTCCGACGGACGCGGCACCACCCACGGCAGCCCCTGGACCTACGACACCCACGTGCCCATCCTCTTCTTCGGCCAAGGGATCCGACCGGGGGAGGTCGTCCGCCGGACCTCCATCACCGACATCGCGCCCACGGTGGCCGTGCTGTTGGGCACCGCCTTCCCCGACGCGTGCAGCGGGCAGCCGGTCCCGGAGGTGCTGGCCCCCTGA
- a CDS encoding IgGFc-binding protein — MRFITSILVLLGAATTTRSQVLPSTEARDFWFGFLETVPSSGNLLVDVGSSVTTNATLSIPASGLSWSFVVNAGSPTTYFLSYAQAMPTGSEVTMPMGLHVVADDPVSVTVLNTLTVPGYSADATAIMPTEALGTDYRVLSYRGVTAAGYMSALSIVPTSDSTEVEITPSVPTLGGRPANVPFTVMLNAGDLYPVKAATGTDDLTGTKIRVVAGGGACKPIAVFAGAVCANVPVGCMACDHLVEQMWPSRLWGSTYHMVPFTGTTAYTYRILAVEDSTAITVNNNAPFHLNAGEWRDSVNVASAICVSGDRPFLAAQFMQGFQCVGAGDPSLIHLTPADRKVQRIEFRPWSIGTIGNHQVNIIVDSANIGDLTLDGVPIAAGDFSPFSACPGSVHTSRPISVANHVIACSGGFTAYAFGFGQANSYAYAMNTSGVFGEAGEEVICADAGATITLHAPLGIQDPYWVDTASPDDTLAIGPTIIVPATGPVTYAVLTGDSGSCGSYQYQIALNPPATITDSLGVLTGPSGHSYQWYLSGSPIPGATARTYVPVVNGTYHLEVTSSSGCTSVSADHLVLSVAVAAQLPAGLGIHAEGQHVRIDDPTFGVEEVQLYSSIGQLLEVRGMVRGQGTIHVPVKETGVHVLRLLYHGNWIALRQLVME; from the coding sequence ATGAGGTTCATCACATCGATCCTGGTCCTGCTGGGCGCGGCAACGACCACTCGTTCGCAGGTCCTGCCATCCACCGAGGCGCGCGACTTCTGGTTCGGCTTCCTGGAGACCGTCCCTTCATCCGGGAACCTGTTGGTGGACGTGGGCTCGTCCGTCACCACCAACGCCACGCTCTCCATCCCCGCTTCGGGGCTTTCCTGGTCGTTCGTGGTGAACGCCGGCAGCCCGACCACCTACTTCCTAAGCTATGCCCAGGCGATGCCAACAGGCAGCGAGGTCACCATGCCCATGGGCCTCCATGTGGTGGCCGATGATCCGGTGTCCGTCACGGTCTTGAACACATTGACCGTTCCGGGATATTCCGCCGATGCGACCGCCATCATGCCCACGGAGGCACTGGGCACCGATTACCGCGTGCTCAGCTATCGAGGGGTAACAGCTGCTGGCTATATGAGCGCATTGTCGATCGTGCCCACATCGGATAGCACTGAGGTGGAGATCACCCCCAGCGTGCCCACACTTGGGGGGCGACCGGCCAACGTTCCCTTTACCGTGATGCTGAATGCGGGTGATCTATACCCCGTGAAGGCGGCCACGGGCACCGACGACCTTACCGGCACCAAGATCAGGGTCGTGGCCGGAGGCGGCGCATGCAAGCCCATCGCCGTGTTCGCTGGTGCGGTCTGCGCCAATGTGCCGGTAGGCTGTATGGCCTGCGATCATCTGGTCGAGCAGATGTGGCCATCCAGGCTTTGGGGCAGCACCTATCACATGGTGCCCTTCACCGGAACAACCGCCTATACCTATCGGATCCTGGCCGTGGAGGACAGCACCGCGATCACCGTGAACAACAACGCCCCATTCCATCTGAATGCCGGGGAGTGGCGGGATTCGGTGAACGTGGCGTCCGCGATCTGTGTGAGTGGCGACCGGCCCTTCCTCGCCGCACAATTCATGCAGGGCTTCCAGTGCGTGGGTGCGGGCGATCCATCGCTGATCCACCTGACCCCCGCCGACAGGAAGGTCCAGCGGATCGAGTTCAGACCGTGGAGCATAGGGACCATCGGCAACCACCAGGTGAACATCATTGTGGATAGCGCCAACATCGGCGACCTCACCCTCGACGGAGTGCCCATCGCTGCGGGCGACTTCAGCCCGTTCAGTGCATGTCCCGGGTCGGTCCATACCTCGCGGCCCATCAGCGTGGCGAACCACGTCATCGCCTGTTCCGGTGGCTTCACGGCTTATGCCTTCGGGTTCGGCCAGGCGAACAGCTATGCCTACGCCATGAACACCTCCGGCGTGTTCGGGGAGGCGGGTGAGGAGGTGATCTGTGCGGATGCTGGCGCCACCATTACGCTGCACGCGCCATTGGGGATCCAGGATCCCTACTGGGTGGATACCGCCTCCCCGGATGATACCCTGGCGATCGGGCCCACGATCATCGTGCCCGCAACGGGTCCGGTCACCTATGCGGTCCTCACAGGAGATAGCGGCAGTTGCGGGTCCTACCAGTACCAGATCGCGTTGAATCCCCCGGCGACCATCACGGACAGCCTCGGCGTGCTGACAGGGCCTTCCGGTCACTCCTATCAGTGGTACCTGAGCGGTTCCCCGATCCCCGGGGCCACGGCCCGGACGTACGTGCCCGTCGTGAATGGAACATACCATCTGGAAGTGACCAGCTCGAGCGGCTGCACATCGGTCTCGGCGGACCACCTCGTGTTGAGCGTCGCTGTGGCCGCACAGCTTCCAGCGGGACTTGGGATCCATGCGGAAGGGCAACATGTTCGGATCGACGATCCCACTTTCGGCGTGGAGGAGGTCCAGCTCTACTCCTCGATCGGTCAACTGCTCGAAGTGCGGGGCATGGTCCGCGGCCAGGGAACGATCCACGTTCCGGTGAAGGAGACCGGTGTTCACGTCCTCCGGCTGCTCTATCATGGGAACTGGATCGCGCTTCGCCAGTTGGTCATGGAGTGA
- a CDS encoding aminotransferase class I/II-fold pyridoxal phosphate-dependent enzyme, with product MTAPLIDLRSDTVTRPTPAMREAMLRAELGDDVFGEDPTVNALEERMAALFGHEAAVFCPSGTMTNQIAIHVHTRPGDEVICEEGAHVYRYEGGGMMATSGCSVKHVPADRGRFTAEAVLAAVNDRNAAYLANSRLVVVENTVNRGGGAIWDLAEVERIRAACDSQDLRLHLDGARLFNAMAVDGTGPALWGALFHSISICLSKGLGAPAGSVLIGPGPTIHQARRVRKRLGGGMRQAGLLAAAGLHALDHHVARLTDDHLRAKRIGAALGGHAWVEEVMPVVTNIVIYSLRTGHSATDHVADLAAGGIRCMAIGPRQVRMVTHLDVDDAAVDRVLERLRSMAD from the coding sequence ATGACCGCGCCCCTCATCGACCTGCGCAGCGACACCGTCACCCGCCCGACCCCGGCCATGCGCGAGGCCATGCTCCGCGCCGAGCTGGGCGACGATGTGTTCGGTGAGGACCCCACGGTGAACGCGCTGGAGGAGCGGATGGCAGCCCTTTTCGGGCACGAGGCCGCCGTGTTCTGCCCCAGCGGCACCATGACCAACCAGATCGCGATCCATGTGCACACGCGACCCGGCGACGAGGTGATCTGCGAGGAGGGGGCCCATGTGTACCGCTATGAGGGCGGAGGCATGATGGCGACGAGCGGCTGCAGTGTGAAGCATGTGCCCGCCGACCGGGGCCGGTTCACGGCCGAGGCGGTGTTGGCTGCCGTGAACGACCGCAATGCGGCCTACCTGGCGAACAGCCGGCTGGTGGTGGTGGAGAACACGGTGAACCGCGGAGGCGGCGCCATCTGGGACCTCGCGGAAGTGGAACGCATCAGGGCCGCATGCGACTCACAGGACCTCCGCCTCCATCTGGACGGTGCGCGACTGTTCAATGCGATGGCCGTGGACGGAACAGGACCTGCGCTATGGGGTGCGCTCTTCCACAGCATCTCGATCTGCCTCAGCAAGGGCCTGGGCGCTCCGGCCGGCAGTGTGCTCATCGGGCCGGGTCCCACCATCCACCAGGCACGACGCGTGCGCAAACGCCTGGGCGGGGGCATGCGGCAGGCGGGCCTCCTGGCTGCCGCGGGCCTGCACGCGCTTGATCATCATGTGGCCCGATTGACCGACGACCACCTCCGGGCGAAGCGGATCGGTGCGGCCCTCGGCGGTCATGCCTGGGTGGAAGAGGTGATGCCGGTGGTCACTAACATCGTGATCTACTCGCTGCGAACAGGCCACAGCGCCACCGACCATGTGGCCGACCTCGCCGCCGGAGGCATCCGATGCATGGCCATCGGACCGCGCCAGGTGCGCATGGTGACCCATCTGGATGTGGATGATGCGGCAGTGGACCGCGTGCTGGAGCGCCTTCGATCGATGGCGGACTGA
- a CDS encoding CrcB family protein translates to MNLWLAVFLGGGLGSMARFGVSRAVLALGLRGAFPWSTLAANLLATALLAWLVLRLQPQLEGRDALKAFVAAGFCGGFSTFSTFSYENFLLLREGQHLLVAANIAISVVAGIALFHLIARSA, encoded by the coding sequence ATGAACCTCTGGCTGGCGGTCTTCCTCGGTGGTGGCCTTGGCAGCATGGCGCGCTTCGGGGTGAGCCGTGCGGTGCTCGCCTTGGGTCTGCGCGGTGCCTTCCCCTGGTCCACCCTGGCCGCCAATCTGCTGGCCACCGCCCTGCTGGCGTGGCTGGTGCTGCGTCTACAACCCCAGCTCGAGGGCCGCGATGCGCTCAAGGCCTTCGTCGCCGCCGGCTTCTGCGGCGGCTTCAGCACCTTCAGCACCTTCAGCTACGAGAACTTCCTGCTGCTGCGCGAAGGACAGCACCTGCTGGTGGCCGCCAACATCGCCATCAGCGTCGTGGCCGGCATCGCGCTCTTCCACCTGATCGCCCGCTCCGCATGA
- a CDS encoding OmpA family protein, producing MSTASARGYFHAFGAMRAFLLPLLLAPVVLNGQDLVLRVQADASLVEVRGVSTDSLAPAPVFHATWRFLTNTADPAFGFAPTDRDAAGQLHLDRLVEAGIGAFLDQHVRFTRTGVSADLPPALIADRIEAMARTAAVAFQAADLFPGLGSPTRDQLGRLLQLDWSQATLPIDAGGDGDRYLAIYRFVRMQRDELERQLRADLLDLSSVIVLGGRADDPRTSVQVPSVCGTVFDQENFLCALDLTLAADGAGAFEPALELTAAREAGPAGTPEVAAEQPRIRKRDRWLKAELDAIHDRIDRMDQRRELWTLRDRMDDIEGRLDDMQGQVDDLREEDTAAPRTDNPLANLSTLTGEELTVRFPRNGADLGPEQRIMLNEVFEQLARSPKDRVLITGYTDRSGDPALNLTLSEQRARAVRDYLLARGIAAERLMVNYYGDSRSLGRDPSERRVEIEWLTE from the coding sequence GTGAGCACCGCCTCCGCACGGGGCTACTTTCACGCCTTCGGAGCGATGCGCGCCTTCCTTCTTCCCCTGTTGCTGGCTCCTGTCGTGCTCAACGGTCAGGACCTGGTGCTGCGCGTGCAGGCCGATGCGTCCCTGGTGGAGGTGCGCGGCGTGTCCACCGACAGCCTGGCCCCAGCGCCCGTCTTCCACGCCACCTGGCGCTTCCTGACGAACACCGCGGATCCGGCCTTCGGCTTCGCCCCCACCGACCGCGATGCCGCCGGCCAGCTGCACCTGGACCGCCTGGTGGAGGCCGGCATCGGCGCTTTCCTCGATCAGCACGTCCGCTTCACCCGCACCGGCGTGAGCGCTGATCTGCCACCCGCGCTGATCGCCGACCGCATCGAGGCCATGGCCCGCACCGCCGCCGTGGCCTTCCAGGCCGCCGACCTCTTCCCCGGTTTGGGCAGCCCCACGCGCGACCAGCTCGGCCGGCTGCTGCAACTGGACTGGAGCCAGGCCACGCTGCCCATCGATGCCGGCGGTGACGGCGACCGCTACCTGGCCATCTACCGCTTCGTGCGGATGCAACGGGATGAACTGGAGCGCCAGCTGCGTGCCGACCTGCTCGATCTGTCGTCCGTGATCGTGCTGGGCGGCCGGGCGGACGATCCGCGCACCAGCGTCCAGGTGCCCTCGGTGTGCGGCACCGTGTTCGATCAGGAGAACTTCCTCTGCGCGCTGGACCTCACCCTGGCCGCTGACGGTGCAGGGGCGTTCGAGCCCGCGCTGGAGCTGACGGCCGCGCGCGAGGCCGGACCGGCAGGAACTCCGGAGGTCGCCGCGGAACAGCCCCGCATCCGCAAGCGCGACCGCTGGTTGAAGGCGGAGCTCGATGCCATCCACGACCGCATCGACCGCATGGACCAGCGCCGGGAGCTGTGGACCCTGCGCGACCGCATGGACGACATCGAGGGGCGACTGGACGACATGCAGGGGCAGGTGGATGACCTGCGTGAGGAGGACACGGCCGCACCACGCACGGACAACCCGCTCGCCAACCTCAGCACCCTCACGGGCGAGGAGCTCACCGTGCGCTTCCCGCGCAACGGCGCCGACCTGGGCCCCGAACAGCGCATCATGCTCAACGAGGTGTTCGAGCAGCTCGCGCGCTCGCCGAAGGACCGCGTGCTGATCACCGGGTACACGGACCGCAGCGGCGATCCCGCGCTCAACCTCACCTTGAGCGAGCAGCGTGCCCGGGCCGTGCGCGACTACCTGCTGGCCCGGGGCATCGCCGCCGAACGGCTGATGGTGAACTACTACGGCGACAGCCGCAGCCTGGGCCGCGATCCCAGCGAACGTCGCGTGGAGATCGAGTGGCTCACCGAGTGA